In Ooceraea biroi isolate clonal line C1 chromosome 1, Obir_v5.4, whole genome shotgun sequence, the genomic stretch CAGGATTTCCTGTTTCCTGCATCGTGGATGACTTGGTGGGCGCCCGTCGACACTCGACCGCATGCATGGCGCCGGCTCGTTCATGGCGAATACAGTGCGTTGGTCTGGTCTGATCGTCTGGTGCGATGTACAAATCGCAAGGCGAAATTCGCGTTCGGAATCGTTCTgatatcatttaatataatttaagaaagCAAAAAGAAAGATGGACATGAAATAGACATATCCATTCCGAAAAGTAGCTATCCCTTTGACACGACTCGCAACATTTGCGAGGGTCAATTAAGCGTGTTTGATCGACGATCTCTACTTGTACAGAATGTTCGCGTTTAGCATTTCTAATGACCCTCGAGGATCAGTGCGGAGCTTAATACGCTAATCTTgaaacttgaaattatttctCGATAAGCAATCGTTATATCGCGCCTCTTTATATTAAGTTCTCGCGAGTTGTTCGATCCGGTGATTCGATTGGCCGTACTAACGTCACGCGTAAAATAAGAAATCAAACCAGACCGATCTATGTCTGGAGATACATACAACTCCGCTGTGCCGAGTAGCATTAATATCAAGTTCTTTTGCCGACAAAGAACCTAGTGTTCGAAGCGTATGACAGTGTACCGGCAGACGACGGGCGGACTACGTTAATAACTACGGCCTCGCTATAAAGCAATAAGTAATCACCGTTGCCGTAACTGGGTTAACTGCGGCGGCAGCGAGAGATATGAAAACATGGTCGAAAATGGAATGGTCATCAGTGGACGATGTGGTCCGCGATACCGCATACCGGAAGTACAGTTTCGCGGTACTAAGCGGAGTGACGGCAGCGGCAGCCACCGAAAATAACCccgccgacgacgatgaaACTCCCGTAGATGCGAAGCGAGAAAGTCATCGCTTAACTCGTTGCGGCCCTTTTATCCGACGAAAAGCAAACTCAGGAAAATGCGCTTTTACCGCCGACAAATGCGTGCATTCGAACGAGACGCGGATGTTTCATGTACGTTTCACGTAGGTTTGCGCTGGTATTTGCTAACgagcattattaatttaaagttgAAAAACTTTGCGTACCCATTGCGTGCATTATATGCATGATTGTCTGATTCGCAAATAATTCTGTGGAAAATTCTGAATCGATAAGGGACTGTTCGCTGTTAGTTGAGTTAAGCGAACCATTTTTCACGGATCCAGAAGACAGCGCATTTGTTTCCTTCgcgttatatttttcttttctcgtaggaaaatattatttcgcgtgaggattctttttctttcttctttttttagcaCCGTATACGAAATCCTAGCTATATTACCAGACGTACGCTCGTGTTTCTTGGACGTCTCATATTTTTCGAGGAAGAGACACAAAAAAGTCCCCCGTTCATTCGTCTCGACGTAAACGCAAGGAAGAGAAACGATTGCGCATGTATCTAATGCAGAGTGTTGAATCGTATTGATACTTGCACATTCAGTAAAACACATAGATGATAAAAGTTGAGAGTTTGGcgtaacatttataattaagtaatcATATCCGCAATGTCTCATTgtaaaaaagaacagaaatattaagtacctttttctttcttttcgtaTCATCATTGTACCGTTTTGATATCATCATCAAAGTGTGTTCCATTCACAGCGTCACTCGTTCATTCACGATTACCTATTACCTATTAAAGGGAACTTAACAAGGTGCAAGATATAGAAACCGcgcaagaaaaatttcattgaaggccatttcataaaaaaataaataagttttatttgaaaaattgattttcaattgatttgtGGCATCTCCTTTCCTGACATCTCGTCGATCCGCAGATTTATTGGTAATAAcgataaaagaaacaaattggaTTTTTCTGCTCGATCGCACCGCCAAGGTTGTCTGGACGACGGTGGAGAAAGGAACGCACGCACCATTCAGATAGATGCAATTACATGGAGCTTCCACGTGCACTCCCTTCGACAGTCCTGGAGAGAATGTCGATTATATGAGAAGACGATGAATTTAAATAAGGTATGCGCTCTCTTTTCTAGACGCATATGCTAACGTTGCATCGTTCTCGCTCGTAATTACAGATTGGATTCCAGCAGTTGGATGAATGAGCTAAACGATCAAGTATCTTGGCTCTCCGCCAGTGGTGGATccgttattatatatagactCAATCAACACACGTGACAGTCAATAgtcataaaaaaattgtaaaagaaagggatgaaataataatacgtacAACGTATCGGAAAATCCGAGTAGAAATGATGTCAGATGCATCAATTTGTGACACGCCTGTCACATTAATCTTGGGTCccctttcttcatttttttttccttttttacgcAATGTCAAAAATCATTTAATACATCATCGAAATAAATGAATACACGATACACATCATTACCAGCTAGCTTCTTCCGTAATACGTTCTCGGCATTTTCCTGTCGGAAGCGTAGACGTTTCGTTGGAGAATTTCCAAAAAGGCTTTTACCACGTCATGTGTTATCGTGTTATCGTAAAATCGGATCGGTAAGACATTGTTTTCCGTTTTGACTGACAGAGACAAagatacagaaaaaaaagtaagATTTGGATAATTTTAGCAGCCACAAGCAATCGTGTCGGTATTAgtcgtataaaaaattgtgtcgATGTAAGGGAGAATGTATGATGTAATTGAAGAAACATGCTTGCACTATATCTGGTTTAATTGCTCACTAGTTGCGTCTATCGAAAACTCCAAGTTTTACCAAGGCCAGGTAATTTTCATTTgagttcaataatttttcattcgtcACCCAACTAAGAAATGTCAAATTTACTCGCTATATTTGGATTACACTGATGAGGAAATTGGACCATAATTTGATTGAATAATTAGAGACTTTATGACGAGTCAAGTTGGAAACGGAGAATCGATTAATGCAGACGAAGCCGCGTTGGAACTTTGCAAGCTTCGAGAAGCTGCCAAACTCGCTGCTATCTATCACAGCGATGAAAGAAAGTTTCAGAGAAGAACGGATCTTTCGCACGTCGTACATGCCACTTTGCATTGCGTCCAATTCGTAAGAAAATGCGTACACGACGGGAGAggggaaagaaaataaaaaaaagacaaaggGAACATTTATTTCAGTTACAATTTAATAAGCAGTCACAATTTAAAATCATGTGATTCGTGACATCTCAAGATAACATCGCTATCTTTAGGTGCTGGACATACACATTACacatgcaaatataaaatacacttAAAAGCGTAAACAATGTACGCGATGCAAACGACCTAGTttttgttcttctttttttcggcCGTGTTCCTCATCGTTGCGACGTGAATCAGTAACGCTCTCGCGATAATCGTGACACCGATATTGTCGTTACGTAATCGGATATGACATCTTGAACAGAGCCACGCACGACGGACACATCAACGCGGAGCGATAAATGTAGGGAAAAAAAGGATGCGTACTTGACGAGTAGTAATCGCTTTAGAAAGAAAAGTGGCTTCCGTGATGTTTGATGACGTTACATTTCaatcgattattttatcgattacTGGAAGCTCGTTACGAATCGAATTAACGCATGTccaagtataatattatatatatacgcgttTACTCGCAACTTGTCTCGTTGTTGCGCGTAACTTTACTTTTCGTAGAGGAACATGTATCTGTTTTGACGAAATTAGTACGACAAAAGATCCCTTTAGGCAATTACATCGGccattgaaatatttcatcacGTACATCACTACGTGAATCAACGTGCGCGGGAGAAGGACAGTTCGAGTCCGCCATTGCCCGAGGAAAGGAATCCCATTTTCTTCGTATACCCGATTTGCATGTTGGTCAGCCTGGTTTTCGCGATTCTTTGGCTGGTCAAAAAGATAGTCCACGATACCCCCGTGATAGTGAGTCCTCTCGCAAGCAAGCATTTGTATGAAGATGCATGGTACacaatatagtataaaatcGTGTTTGTGTCGCTCGGGATACTGAAGTTTCCGATAATACAACGTAACAAAAGATCTTGTTTAGACACTGAAATAACGTTACGTAATtacaatgaaaaaaaatcgaagaaaTTTGTCAGCCTTTTGTAGTATGCGCGACAGCAGCTGTCTTGATGCTCGTGACAGGAATAATGGAGATGAAACACGCCGATATATACATCGATGTCACTGAATTTACTGACGAAGAAATACTGGAGCATCCAGTTTTTATTCATAACTTTGTGATGTGTATATTATCGATCTTCGTAATGACTATATATCTTATTCAGGCATGGCTCCTCTTAGATCAATGGATGTGGGTACGcaaacgaaaaattaaaatcattgaTAGATTACAAACAATCGATAAGTAAGAACTGAAACATCGAAGCATCTCGCAATGTCTAACAATTCCTTCCATACACTCCTTACAagagatttttcttttacaaattattttcatatcacTTCCtatcacttttataatatacgcaTATGTACAGATATaactgttaataattttagattatacaagaagaagatgataaGTCAAGTATATCGGAGAAAAAATCGGACTCTGACGTAAGTGAGAATTTCATTGCcagagaaaaacaagaaacgGGCAACGACGAATTTGAACAGTATTTGGCACCGATTCCcactttaaaagatttatccGTTTCCACACTGGTTGTTAACAGTACCGCACAAGTGATCATTAAATAATGTCTATGTCttattgagaaaaaaaaagaatttctaGCAAAATCGTGTACCATAGGAAAAGGGAGTTGAAacaagcacacacacacatacagagAGCTTAAGGAGGGTCCCAATATTTTACCAGAAAGCTAGAATATCGACTGCAACTCTGGTTAACTAAACGGCACATGGAAGTTGCATAAATCCTGATGTACAGGTAAATTAAGTGTACATACATCACGGTCGATCATAGACTTATAGAGATAGACCGGCCCTCACCGTAGAAAGCAGCGCGGCAACATCACGGTGCAGACATAGCCTGTGGAGTAGACCCGTCCTTCTCGcaccttttttcttttagcgCTGATGCGAGAAGGACGGGTCTACTCACAGGctatggccggtattcatagtcggatcttatatttaagaccgtcttaagtttatctgcagatgtatagatcatttcattggctacggagtatctgaagatacactatGTCTGCACCGTGCTGCTTTCTACAGTGAGGGTCggtctatctctctttttttttgtttattcaaaataaaaattatcctGACTTAAGGCAATTGGGTTTTGTGCGCCCGCCGATACAACACAACAACTTATCAactaacaaattaattaaactacaCAGAAACAGAGCACGTGTATCGTATTCTCCGCCATTAACTCTAAATAACTACCACTCTCTATAAGTCTATGCGGTCGATCCAAGCAACTGCCATCTATGTTCTGTTAAGTTAACCAGAATTGCAGTCGGTAACCCATCTGTCATGGTAAAAGATTCGGACAGCCATTAATATTCACTCGTATAATATACAATGTATATGAATGTGtgtataacatatttaaaCCTGTCTGCGAAAatgtataacaataataacaacaacaatattaaaaatataataatgttaaaaagaaGGACCAGAAAattactaaaatataataataaaaaaataatggaaaacaattaataaatgattgtacttttttttgttacAGGATTTGGATCACAAACCAACAATATATTGCTGCTTTGTTGATTGGTATAATTATGGAAAGCTGAAAGCGCAAAGTAAATCAAAGCACGAGTTCCAAGTGGTTCatattctgtaaaaaaaaacatttacgtataaatacatacatatagaaataaagaaacgtTTATACCTTATTGCAGTGTGTTATTTTTCGATTGTCGCTACTCCGTTCCAATATTCACCTTGAAacaattcatttattttttttgcttGTTCGAGCAGGTCGCCTCTGTCCAAACCAATAGCAACAAATTCTAAACTTGGCTATTTCGAGGGCAACAAATTCGGAAAATGTTCCTGGACGAAATTTAAGCTAGGAACAACCTTCGAATCTTATAGATTCCTACTGTATCGTTGCGCCCTCAGTGTTTTCCGCtatttttaatcttattttGCAAGAAATAGTCTAGATGTGAATATTTCGAGAGGAACAAATTCAGAAAATGTTCCTGGATGAAACTTAACATTTTCCAAATTAGTTGCTCACAAAATATCGGCGAGGTGTCCcctaatgtaaaaataattaccttAAATTTGCATCGAATGATTGTGATGATCAG encodes the following:
- the LOC105274999 gene encoding uncharacterized protein LOC105274999 isoform X2, giving the protein MLVTGIMEMKHADIYIDVTEFTDEEILEHPVFIHNFVMCILSIFVMTIYLIQAWLLLDQWMWIIQEEDDKSSISEKKSDSDDLDHKPTIYCCFVDWYNYGKLKAQSKSKHEFQVVHIL
- the LOC105274999 gene encoding uncharacterized protein LOC105274999 isoform X1, with translation MLVTGIMEMKHADIYIDVTEFTDEEILEHPVFIHNFVMCILSIFVMTIYLIQAWLLLDQWMWIIQEEDDKSSISEKKSDSDVSENFIAREKQETGNDEFEQYLAPIPTLKDLSVSTLVVNSTAQVIIK